In a single window of the Plasmodium cynomolgi strain B DNA, chromosome 6, whole genome shotgun sequence genome:
- a CDS encoding hypothetical protein (putative), with translation MLHSHKCEASQMPPVPRALRQLLWFLLVFVLTVKVPFVRSFTLQRDLQVLVHPWGGRKKVPVPRVGRALHRPITVLKSTEELDDYKYYTDEYIPPLPPVETWEELLMKEEIRNKAEDEQRGADDYTLTHESRQKVLDIMRQTRLINHCNYEAQMNKEKNVLYFVTPKLGPYCKLMEGDKDKMESLISKVKKKFGHKMQIVNLKMDVKMPLFEIFLQANIHTQIKIFYARGRTLQYRLPSPFWTKCKILKENKLLQEKYGGECAPGLFPRYDEYTMMEMMTECVFNDRYNYYVYDVNLEWENLCALTPENKELRKMVHQNVHVPTRLAVIKAFEEGIEDFRDVIHEEHLIML, from the exons ATGCTACATAGCCACAAATGTGAAGCCTCGCAGATGCCCCCCGTGCCGCGAGCTCTACGTCAGCTCCTGTGGTTTCTGCTAGTTTTTGTGTTGACGGTGAAGGTGCCCTTCGTTCGCAGCTTCACATTGCAGAGGGATCTCCAAGTGTTAGTTCACCCCTGGGGAGGTAGGAAGAAGGTCCCAGTCCCTAGGGTGGGGAGGGCTTTGCATAGACCTATCACCGTTTTGAAGTCTACGGAGGAACTGGACGATTATAAATACTACACGGATGA GTACATCCCGCCGCTGCCCCCCGTGGAGACGTGGGAGGAGCTCCTGATGAAGGAGGAAATTAGAAACAAGGCAGAGGACGAGCAGCGGGGCGCGGACGACTACACGCTCACGCACGAGAGCAGGCAGAAGGTGTTGGATATCATGCGACAGACGCGCCTAATCAACCACTGCAACTATGAGGCACAGATGAACAAAGAGAAGAACGTGCTGTATTTCGTGACGCCCAAGCTGG GCCCGTACTGCAAACTGATGGAGGGAGACAAGGATAAAATGGAGAGTCTAATCAGcaaagtaaagaaaaaatttggacatAAGATGCAAATTGTGAACCTAAAGATGGACGTAAAGATGCCCCTTTTCGAGATTTTCTTACAAGCCAACATACACactcaaataaaaattttttacgcgAGAGGGAGGACTCTACAGTATAGACTAccatcccctttttggacTAAGTGTAAAATACTAAAGGAGAATAAGCTGTTGCAGGAGAAGTACGGAGGAGAGTGTGCACCTGGATTATTTCCTCGTTACGATGAATACACCATGATGGAGATGATGACCGAGTGTGTTTTTAATGACAGGTACAACTATTATGTGTATGATGTGAATCTCGAATGGGAGAATCTGTGTGCACTTACTCCGGAGAATAAGGAACTTCGAAAGATGGTTCACCAGAACGTGCACGTGCCTACTCGCCTGGCGGTTATCAAGGCCTTCGAGGAGG GCATCGAGGACTTCAGAGACGTCATCCACGAGGAACACCTCATTATGCTCC